A stretch of the Nitrospirota bacterium genome encodes the following:
- a CDS encoding dynamin family protein, whose protein sequence is MAEFASAREGLLSLVQEMLALEGVRGCPCEELSGKLREGAFNLVVAGQFKRGKTSLINAVIGADILPVSVVPLTSIITVLAYGPALRVKVHFNGDRTMEIKPESLPEYVTEKGNPKNEKNVQEVVVEYPSPYLKDGVRIVDTPGVGSVYEHNTDVAYRYLPRSDAVLFLLSVDQPLSRAEFDFLGDIREYAGKVFFVLNKADYLSDGELRESVDFLRGELRKALSSEPAIYPVSARLALEGKLTGSEEALRRSRLPEFTGALRDFLMNEKGRVLLRSVAGNLLRILSQSRFEAELELRSLGAPLEELAEKLRVFEEKKAAIIEEKRDMDVLVEGKTKELVSGVLEEDLRGLAVGLKSRLHEGLARRFEESGGLSAKELQAALETYIKDDVAGACDAFRAAEDAKLARAFEAEVKRLSPRVDDIVDRLLRFASELFAIPYEAVRAEGLWAGRSAFFYRFRDQPVGLEMLVSSVTLALPGRIGRRLVLRAMKGFAGEAVDRQSGRIRHDFVNRLERSRRDFGWEMQKRMDAAVEGIEAAVKKGMDLKARSEEDVEARQRALHDIAEKIEDLSARVEHISKTVDFSR, encoded by the coding sequence ATGGCTGAATTCGCATCGGCCAGGGAGGGGCTCCTGTCCTTGGTTCAGGAGATGCTCGCCCTGGAGGGCGTCCGCGGGTGCCCCTGCGAGGAGCTCTCCGGGAAGCTCAGGGAGGGGGCCTTCAACCTGGTCGTGGCCGGACAGTTCAAGCGGGGAAAGACAAGCCTCATAAACGCCGTCATCGGAGCCGACATCCTTCCCGTGAGCGTCGTGCCCCTGACCTCCATCATCACGGTGCTCGCCTACGGCCCCGCCCTCAGGGTGAAGGTGCACTTCAACGGCGACAGGACGATGGAGATAAAGCCCGAGAGCCTGCCCGAGTACGTCACCGAGAAGGGAAACCCGAAGAACGAAAAAAACGTGCAGGAAGTGGTGGTCGAGTATCCCTCGCCCTACCTCAAGGACGGCGTCAGGATAGTGGATACGCCCGGCGTGGGCTCGGTCTACGAGCACAACACCGATGTGGCGTACCGCTATCTGCCGCGCTCGGACGCCGTGCTCTTTCTGCTGTCCGTGGACCAGCCGCTCAGCAGGGCGGAATTCGATTTCCTCGGCGACATAAGAGAATACGCGGGCAAGGTATTCTTCGTCCTGAACAAGGCCGATTACCTCTCGGACGGAGAACTCCGGGAGTCTGTGGACTTTCTGAGGGGCGAGCTGAGGAAGGCCCTCTCCTCGGAGCCCGCGATATACCCCGTGTCGGCGAGGCTCGCCCTGGAGGGGAAGCTCACGGGCTCGGAAGAGGCGCTCCGGAGGAGCCGCCTTCCGGAGTTCACCGGAGCCCTCAGGGATTTCCTCATGAACGAAAAGGGCAGGGTGCTTCTCAGGTCCGTGGCCGGCAACCTCCTGAGAATCCTCTCCCAGAGCAGGTTCGAGGCGGAACTGGAACTCCGCAGCCTCGGGGCCCCGCTGGAGGAGCTTGCCGAGAAGCTCCGGGTGTTCGAGGAAAAGAAGGCGGCGATTATCGAGGAGAAACGGGACATGGACGTACTCGTCGAGGGCAAGACGAAGGAGCTCGTCTCCGGGGTCCTGGAAGAGGACCTCAGGGGGCTCGCCGTCGGCCTCAAGAGCCGCCTCCACGAGGGGCTCGCGCGCCGCTTTGAGGAAAGCGGCGGCCTTTCGGCGAAAGAGCTCCAGGCCGCGCTCGAAACATACATAAAAGACGACGTAGCCGGGGCCTGCGACGCCTTCAGGGCCGCGGAGGACGCCAAGCTTGCGCGGGCCTTCGAGGCCGAGGTGAAACGGCTTTCCCCGAGGGTGGACGATATCGTGGACAGGCTCCTCAGGTTCGCCTCCGAGCTATTCGCCATCCCCTACGAGGCGGTGCGAGCCGAGGGGCTCTGGGCCGGGCGCTCGGCTTTCTTCTACAGGTTCAGGGACCAGCCCGTGGGGCTCGAGATGCTGGTCTCCAGCGTGACGCTCGCCCTGCCGGGCAGGATAGGCAGAAGGCTCGTCCTCCGGGCCATGAAAGGGTTTGCCGGGGAGGCCGTGGACAGGCAGTCCGGAAGGATAAGGCACGACTTCGTAAACAGGCTCGAAAGGAGCAGGCGGGACTTTGGCTGGGAGATGCAAAAGAGGATGGATGCCGCCGTGGAGGGCATAGAGGCGGCCGTAAAAAAGGGCATGGACCTCAAGGCAAGGAGCGAGGAGGACGTCGAGGCCAGGCAGCGCGCCCTTCATGACATAGCGGAAAAGATAGAAGACCTGAGTGCAAGGGTCGAGCACATCAGTAAAACGGTTGATTTTTCGCGATGA